One part of the Salinimonas iocasae genome encodes these proteins:
- a CDS encoding GntP family permease, translating into MLSMTGLLLGLVLLIILTIRGMNLFIAAPLCALIVAITNHIPLFSGENNFVTLYMSGFSGFIAAWFFMFLLGAIFGKFMEDTGAADSLARWIVDKLGFRHAVLAVVLACAILTYGGVSLFVVAFSVYPMALSLFKDANLPRRFIPATLAFGSVTFTMTSAGSPEIQNWIPIKYLGTSPFAAWEVSLVVAIFMACFGYWWLKRMITKAVADGEHFEARDHDPDIPERDYPNPASGLIPLVVVLLLSFFLHDAIAQYALIVALGGGVLTLMLINYKHFQNLPGAINMGTTGALVAIGNTAAVVGFGSIAKNTDAFMSTVDLMTQIPGNELIGAAIAVSVIAGLTGSASGGQAIVLPLVAPHYLDQGVEPEELHRIVSISSGALDSLPHNGYVVTTIRAICHETHQAAYGPVAALTVVTPLIGLAMAITMFTLS; encoded by the coding sequence ATGTTAAGTATGACTGGTCTACTGCTAGGCCTGGTATTGCTGATTATTCTAACCATCCGGGGCATGAACCTTTTCATTGCCGCCCCTTTGTGTGCGCTGATCGTTGCTATTACCAACCACATCCCTCTGTTCAGCGGTGAAAATAATTTTGTCACGCTTTACATGAGTGGCTTTTCAGGTTTTATAGCCGCCTGGTTTTTCATGTTTTTGCTTGGAGCGATTTTCGGTAAATTCATGGAGGACACCGGCGCGGCAGACTCACTGGCTCGCTGGATTGTGGACAAGTTGGGCTTCAGACATGCTGTGCTGGCGGTGGTTTTGGCCTGTGCCATATTAACCTACGGTGGTGTAAGCCTGTTTGTCGTTGCGTTTTCTGTTTACCCCATGGCATTGAGCTTATTCAAAGATGCAAACCTGCCACGGCGGTTTATTCCTGCCACCCTCGCGTTCGGGTCTGTAACCTTCACCATGACATCTGCCGGTTCGCCTGAAATACAGAACTGGATCCCAATCAAATACCTTGGCACGTCGCCGTTTGCTGCCTGGGAAGTCAGTCTGGTGGTGGCAATCTTCATGGCATGCTTTGGCTACTGGTGGCTAAAACGGATGATTACCAAAGCGGTAGCCGATGGCGAGCATTTTGAAGCACGCGACCATGATCCTGATATTCCCGAGCGCGATTATCCTAATCCTGCAAGCGGGCTTATTCCTCTGGTTGTGGTGTTATTACTGTCATTTTTTCTCCACGATGCAATTGCACAATATGCGCTGATTGTCGCCCTGGGTGGCGGTGTGCTGACGTTGATGCTGATTAACTATAAACATTTCCAGAATTTGCCTGGCGCGATCAATATGGGTACAACGGGCGCGCTGGTGGCAATCGGTAATACCGCTGCGGTAGTAGGCTTTGGCAGTATTGCCAAAAATACGGATGCTTTTATGAGTACGGTCGACCTGATGACTCAAATTCCGGGAAACGAACTTATTGGTGCGGCCATAGCGGTAAGCGTTATTGCCGGGTTGACGGGATCAGCGTCCGGCGGACAGGCCATAGTATTGCCTTTGGTCGCGCCGCATTATCTGGACCAGGGTGTTGAGCCAGAAGAGCTTCACCGTATTGTTTCCATCTCATCCGGCGCGCTCGACTCGCTGCCCCATAACGGCTATGTTGTTACCACTATCCGCGCAATCTGTCACGAAACGCATCAGGCTGCGTACGGACCTGTGGCAGCGCTCACCGTTGTTACACCGCTCATTGGGTTGGCCATGGCAATTACGATGTTCACACTTTCTTAA
- a CDS encoding E22 family MetX-like putative esterase: protein MIVKARYVSRLLLVALFFCSASVALPLVEKQTFTAKQFRLFSGKVLPEVKVGWESYGELNAEKDNVILITHYFSGSSHAAGKYQESDEQPGYWDAIIGPGKPIDTSKYFVISVDSLANLSAYDDNVITTGPATVNPETNKPYGLAFPVVTIRDFVNVQKAVLESLGISKLHAVIGPSMGSMQAIDWASAYPDWVPRMVSVIGSGQSDAWTTAALEHWARPIRLDKNWKDGSYTRETAPVEGLVSSLMLITQQALHPGFFNQQGSAISYKPLESAPLEDIRQSHSIVSWLEQRARSRADKMDANHLLYLVRACQLFVAGHNGSLQEGLSSIKAKTLFMPAANDLLLMPYLSTRTFEQLREAGKNSHYVELEGNLGHLEGVLDIQEQGEQLKSFLNDKK, encoded by the coding sequence ATGATTGTAAAGGCACGTTATGTCTCGCGTTTACTGTTAGTGGCATTGTTTTTTTGCAGTGCATCTGTGGCCCTGCCTCTGGTTGAAAAACAGACCTTTACGGCAAAACAATTCAGGCTGTTTTCAGGCAAAGTATTGCCAGAAGTAAAGGTCGGATGGGAAAGCTACGGTGAGCTTAATGCTGAAAAAGACAATGTTATACTGATTACACATTATTTTTCCGGATCTTCACACGCTGCCGGAAAATACCAGGAAAGTGATGAACAACCGGGCTACTGGGATGCCATCATCGGACCGGGCAAACCTATAGATACATCAAAATACTTTGTTATCAGCGTGGACTCTCTGGCTAACCTTTCAGCCTATGACGACAATGTCATCACAACCGGTCCGGCGACAGTTAACCCCGAAACGAACAAACCCTACGGCCTCGCCTTTCCTGTTGTCACCATCCGCGACTTTGTGAATGTTCAAAAAGCGGTGCTGGAGAGCCTTGGCATCAGCAAACTACACGCTGTCATCGGCCCCTCGATGGGGTCAATGCAAGCCATTGACTGGGCCAGTGCGTACCCTGACTGGGTACCCAGAATGGTGTCTGTGATAGGGAGCGGGCAAAGCGATGCCTGGACAACCGCTGCTTTAGAACACTGGGCGCGCCCTATCCGGTTAGATAAAAACTGGAAGGATGGCAGCTATACTCGCGAAACAGCCCCTGTTGAAGGACTGGTATCCTCACTGATGCTAATAACTCAGCAAGCCTTGCATCCTGGTTTTTTCAATCAGCAAGGCAGTGCTATCAGCTACAAGCCGCTTGAATCTGCCCCGCTTGAAGATATTCGTCAAAGTCACTCTATCGTAAGCTGGCTTGAGCAACGCGCGCGCAGTCGTGCAGATAAAATGGATGCTAATCATCTGCTCTATTTAGTCAGAGCATGCCAGTTATTTGTAGCCGGGCATAACGGCAGCCTGCAGGAGGGGTTGTCATCGATTAAAGCCAAAACATTATTCATGCCTGCCGCTAACGATCTGCTGCTGATGCCCTACCTTTCCACCCGTACTTTTGAACAGTTACGTGAAGCAGGTAAAAACAGTCACTATGTAGAACTAGAAGGCAACCTGGGGCATCTTGAGGGTGTGCTTGATATCCAGGAACAAGGCGAACAACTCAAATCCTTTTTGAATGATAAAAAGTGA
- a CDS encoding extracellular catalytic domain type 2 short-chain-length polyhydroxyalkanoate depolymerase has protein sequence MKGYVITIGLAMFSASALCQQMNINTDNITVSGLSSGGYMANQYHIAHSDKVSGAAIISAGPYYCARNDITIALGACVDKSEEMPLDAFSSQAESWASQGKIAPLTNLSQDRVWLLHGTRDQRVAESVTGSLYQQYQNWITDGKVEYVNDKPFGHLLPTMDKGVSCDSSASPYIGDCDYDAAGKALSFLLGELNAPAQTLSGEVVSFDQQEIGGKNAETLAREGFAYLPESCKQGEACQVHVSFHGCNQYADEIGKAYVDNSGFNRWADSNNLVVIYPQTKKSLFMPLNPQGCWDWWGYTGGDYATRDGAQIQAVEAFINSFAKTTEQDKS, from the coding sequence ATGAAAGGATACGTGATTACAATTGGCCTGGCGATGTTCAGCGCTTCAGCCCTGTGTCAGCAGATGAATATTAATACTGACAATATCACCGTTTCCGGACTATCTTCCGGCGGTTACATGGCAAACCAGTACCACATTGCGCATAGTGATAAGGTTAGCGGCGCGGCAATTATCAGTGCGGGTCCATATTATTGCGCCCGAAATGACATTACGATTGCGCTGGGTGCATGCGTGGACAAATCTGAAGAGATGCCACTGGATGCGTTTTCCTCACAAGCTGAAAGCTGGGCGTCCCAGGGGAAAATAGCCCCCCTGACAAATTTGAGTCAGGACCGTGTCTGGCTGCTTCATGGCACCCGAGACCAGCGGGTGGCAGAGAGTGTGACCGGATCTTTATACCAGCAATATCAAAACTGGATTACCGACGGTAAAGTAGAGTATGTGAATGATAAGCCGTTTGGTCACCTTTTACCGACCATGGACAAAGGTGTTTCCTGTGACAGCTCTGCGTCACCCTATATCGGTGATTGTGACTATGATGCTGCTGGTAAGGCACTTTCCTTCTTACTTGGTGAGCTCAATGCCCCTGCGCAGACATTATCTGGCGAAGTGGTTTCGTTCGACCAGCAGGAAATTGGTGGTAAAAACGCCGAAACACTTGCCAGGGAAGGATTTGCTTATCTCCCCGAGAGTTGTAAGCAAGGTGAGGCATGCCAGGTTCATGTGAGTTTTCATGGCTGTAACCAGTATGCTGATGAAATCGGTAAAGCCTATGTTGATAATTCCGGCTTTAATCGCTGGGCCGACAGTAATAACCTCGTAGTAATCTATCCCCAAACTAAAAAATCACTCTTCATGCCTTTAAACCCTCAGGGGTGCTGGGACTGGTGGGGCTATACCGGGGGGGATTATGCGACCAGAGATGGCGCGCAAATTCAGGCAGTAGAAGCATTTATAAACTCGTTTGCAAAAACGACCGAACAGGATAAATCATAA
- a CDS encoding 3-hydroxybutyrate dehydrogenase, translating to MSHTIFITGGASGIGFGIAENLAKDGHHVVLADINEQAATDAAKRLTDQHLKASAIAVDVTDAEAVAALPRNLGNLNIDILINNAGIQHVSRLEEFPAQKWQQLIDIMLVAPALLTQAFLPGMRERNFGRIINVGSIHSLVASPYKSAYVSAKHGLLGFAKTLALEVAEANITVNTLCPAYVKTPLVEKQIADQAKENGISEDEVVNEIMLKPMPKKAFITIEELAGTARFLISDAARNITAQTMVLDGGWTAR from the coding sequence ATGTCTCATACAATCTTTATTACCGGGGGTGCCAGCGGTATCGGTTTCGGTATTGCAGAAAATCTTGCCAAAGATGGTCATCATGTCGTTCTTGCAGATATTAATGAACAAGCCGCCACCGATGCTGCCAAGCGCCTGACCGATCAACACCTCAAAGCCAGCGCTATTGCTGTTGACGTCACAGATGCTGAGGCGGTAGCGGCGCTCCCCCGGAACCTTGGTAATCTGAATATAGATATTTTGATTAATAATGCAGGCATCCAGCATGTGTCCCGGCTTGAGGAATTTCCAGCGCAAAAGTGGCAACAGCTTATTGATATCATGTTGGTTGCCCCTGCCCTGCTTACTCAGGCTTTTTTACCGGGCATGCGAGAAAGGAATTTTGGCCGAATCATCAATGTTGGTTCTATTCACTCACTGGTAGCATCGCCCTATAAATCTGCTTACGTGTCTGCAAAGCATGGCCTGCTGGGTTTCGCCAAAACGCTGGCGCTGGAGGTGGCGGAAGCTAACATTACCGTAAATACGCTATGTCCGGCATACGTAAAAACGCCTTTAGTGGAAAAACAAATTGCTGATCAGGCGAAAGAAAACGGTATCAGTGAAGACGAAGTGGTCAACGAAATCATGTTGAAACCGATGCCGAAAAAAGCCTTCATCACAATTGAAGAACTGGCTGGCACTGCACGGTTTCTGATCAGTGATGCTGCACGTAACATTACGGCCCAGACCATGGTACTGGATGGCGGCTGGACTGCCCGCTAA
- the nadK gene encoding NAD(+) kinase: MPYKTVGLIGKPGHTETLTSLKHLIDYLQARGCTVLLEEHIQQELNEPGLEAQNLVAIGKNADLAVVVGGDGSMLGAARVLSRFDIHVVGVNRGNLGFLTDIHPDDITSQLDLIFAGEAIAEQRFLLEVGVYRHEKLKSSNTAVNEVVLHHGKVAHMMEFEIYIDEQFVFSQRSDGLILSTPTGSTAYSLSAGGPILMPRLDAVTMVPMFPHTLSSRPIVVDANSTISMRVSRANSDSLQVSCDSHIVLPVLPGDEIRVQKSKDKLSMVHPKGYNYFNVLRNKLSWGSKLY; the protein is encoded by the coding sequence ATGCCCTATAAAACGGTCGGCCTTATCGGCAAACCCGGTCACACCGAGACCCTTACCAGTCTAAAACACCTCATCGACTACTTACAGGCCAGGGGTTGCACCGTCCTGCTCGAAGAGCACATTCAACAAGAACTGAATGAACCAGGTCTTGAAGCACAAAACCTTGTGGCTATAGGCAAAAATGCTGATCTTGCCGTTGTTGTCGGCGGAGATGGCAGTATGCTTGGTGCCGCCAGGGTGCTGTCGCGTTTTGATATTCATGTCGTCGGGGTCAATCGAGGCAATCTCGGCTTTCTGACAGACATCCATCCAGACGATATAACCTCACAGCTGGACCTGATTTTTGCCGGCGAAGCCATTGCAGAGCAACGCTTCTTACTTGAGGTAGGCGTGTACCGCCATGAAAAACTTAAAAGCAGCAATACTGCGGTAAATGAAGTTGTACTGCACCATGGCAAAGTCGCGCATATGATGGAGTTTGAAATCTATATCGATGAACAATTCGTGTTCAGTCAGCGTTCAGACGGACTTATCCTCTCTACCCCGACAGGTTCAACCGCTTATTCTCTTTCGGCAGGCGGACCCATTCTTATGCCCAGGCTCGATGCTGTGACGATGGTACCCATGTTCCCTCATACATTAAGCAGTCGCCCTATTGTGGTTGACGCTAACAGCACTATTTCGATGCGGGTATCGCGGGCCAATTCTGACAGTTTGCAGGTTAGCTGTGACAGTCATATCGTATTACCCGTATTACCCGGGGATGAAATCCGTGTACAAAAAAGTAAAGACAAATTGTCGATGGTTCACCCCAAAGGCTACAATTACTTTAATGTTCTGCGCAATAAGTTAAGCTGGGGCTCAAAACTTTACTAA
- a CDS encoding sensor histidine kinase — translation MSINTTECGLYLEAQKEEIFAQWEELANEKLKAASNAPDLIVRNYLPYFLANLVSELKAFEMDSGSDIEKINNIDFDAKYSDEHGRSRASVARYTVAQVIQEYSLLRQVLRSHLYDNNLLCLTTAEIIDRFIETSCAQAAQQFANSLDEVQEKLISVIAHDLRNPISVARSYVEIGELGLSSSDKVFGSLKRSLERALKLIGELLDTTQLEAGRGMTFRFEQKDMVKELGVATNEAQEVYDNPVRFDTDLKTANVVCDHMSILRVVENLISNGIKYGRVESPITLSLKQTDNEVHISVHNEGSYIEPEQQNSMFEFLSRHTGGRDQRQEGWGLGLYLVRLVAKAHKGKAWIESDRDSGTTFCISIKNEAHPPGSAFSEYT, via the coding sequence TTGTCAATAAATACCACGGAATGCGGTTTATACCTGGAAGCGCAAAAAGAGGAGATTTTTGCGCAGTGGGAAGAACTTGCCAATGAAAAGTTGAAAGCAGCTTCTAACGCACCAGATTTAATTGTCAGAAATTACCTTCCCTATTTTTTGGCAAACCTGGTTTCAGAGTTAAAAGCATTCGAAATGGATTCTGGCAGCGATATTGAAAAAATTAATAATATCGATTTTGACGCAAAATACAGTGATGAACATGGTCGCTCCAGAGCGTCAGTGGCGCGTTATACTGTTGCCCAGGTGATTCAGGAATACTCATTATTACGCCAGGTTTTGCGAAGCCACTTATATGACAATAACCTGCTTTGTCTGACTACCGCTGAAATCATCGACAGATTTATCGAGACAAGTTGCGCGCAGGCTGCCCAGCAGTTTGCGAATTCACTGGATGAGGTACAGGAGAAACTGATCAGTGTCATCGCTCATGACCTGCGAAACCCGATATCTGTAGCCAGAAGTTATGTAGAGATAGGTGAACTTGGGCTGTCATCATCTGACAAAGTATTCGGTTCACTGAAGCGAAGCCTTGAACGCGCCCTGAAACTTATCGGCGAGCTTCTTGATACCACGCAGCTTGAAGCAGGTCGCGGAATGACATTTCGCTTTGAGCAAAAAGATATGGTTAAAGAACTCGGGGTTGCTACAAACGAAGCTCAGGAAGTCTATGACAACCCGGTTCGGTTCGACACCGATCTTAAGACGGCCAATGTTGTCTGCGATCACATGTCTATTCTTCGTGTTGTTGAAAATCTTATTTCCAACGGTATTAAATACGGACGTGTAGAAAGCCCGATTACGCTGTCGCTGAAACAAACCGACAATGAGGTGCACATCAGTGTGCATAATGAAGGCTCATATATCGAGCCAGAGCAACAAAATTCAATGTTTGAGTTTTTGTCCCGCCATACAGGCGGCAGAGACCAGCGACAGGAAGGCTGGGGGCTCGGTCTGTATCTGGTGAGACTGGTTGCCAAAGCACATAAGGGCAAAGCGTGGATAGAAAGTGACCGGGATTCCGGAACAACATTCTGTATTTCTATTAAAAATGAAGCTCACCCGCCAGGCTCTGCATTTTCAGAATATACCTGA
- a CDS encoding DEAD/DEAH box helicase, protein MSFTQLGLSDNLMKAIDKQGYKTPSPIQEKAIPVILSGQDVLAAAQTGTGKTAGFSLPVLERLGKGNHPKGNHVRALILTPTRELAAQVEQNVRELSEFTPLNTTVVFGGVGINPQMKRLRKGVDILIATPGRLLDLHQQNAVKFDQLETLVLDEADRMLDMGFIHDIKRIIKLLPKERQTLMFSATFSETVTALAQTLTRDPVKISTTPANTTVDKIDQRLISVDRNRKMPALISMVKQNDWKQVLAFTRTKHGANRLSKKLDAAGIPSAAIHGNKSQGARTKALADFKSSDINVLVATDIAARGIDISQLPVVVNVDLPNTAADYVHRIGRTGRAGAVGQAWSLVSADEYQQLKDIETLIQTLIPREKLAGFEPELSLAETRLSPPKKPKKPKKPKSFTNDRSASDNKRGRRQPNRAASQSRPSRQTSTS, encoded by the coding sequence ATGTCATTTACCCAGTTGGGCCTGTCAGATAACTTGATGAAAGCTATCGATAAGCAGGGCTATAAAACGCCTTCACCTATTCAGGAAAAGGCGATTCCAGTTATATTATCAGGTCAGGATGTTCTGGCCGCAGCGCAAACCGGCACCGGCAAAACGGCTGGGTTTAGCCTACCTGTCCTTGAGCGTTTGGGAAAAGGGAACCATCCGAAAGGCAATCACGTACGCGCACTGATTCTCACACCAACCCGAGAGCTTGCTGCTCAGGTTGAGCAAAATGTCAGAGAGTTGAGTGAGTTTACACCGCTAAATACTACAGTGGTGTTCGGTGGTGTGGGTATCAACCCGCAGATGAAACGACTTCGCAAAGGCGTAGATATTCTTATAGCAACGCCTGGTCGCCTGCTGGATTTGCACCAGCAGAATGCTGTTAAGTTCGACCAGCTCGAAACATTGGTGCTGGACGAAGCGGATCGTATGCTGGATATGGGCTTTATTCACGATATAAAGCGCATTATCAAATTATTGCCTAAAGAACGCCAGACATTGATGTTCTCTGCAACTTTCTCAGAGACGGTGACCGCTTTAGCACAAACACTGACACGTGACCCGGTGAAAATATCCACGACACCGGCCAACACAACAGTTGATAAAATTGATCAACGGTTAATCTCTGTCGATCGTAATCGCAAAATGCCCGCTCTAATTTCGATGGTAAAACAAAACGACTGGAAGCAGGTTCTGGCGTTTACACGAACAAAGCATGGCGCCAATCGTTTATCTAAAAAACTGGATGCCGCTGGGATCCCCAGTGCGGCCATACATGGCAATAAGAGTCAGGGCGCAAGAACAAAAGCGCTGGCAGATTTCAAATCGTCAGATATTAACGTTCTGGTTGCGACTGATATTGCAGCCAGAGGCATTGATATCAGCCAGTTACCCGTGGTGGTCAATGTTGACCTGCCAAATACTGCAGCAGATTATGTGCACCGCATCGGTAGAACCGGACGCGCAGGTGCTGTTGGGCAAGCATGGTCGTTGGTAAGTGCCGATGAATATCAGCAGTTGAAGGATATTGAAACGCTCATTCAGACCTTAATTCCAAGAGAAAAATTAGCAGGATTCGAACCTGAACTATCGCTGGCAGAAACACGGCTATCGCCGCCGAAGAAGCCAAAGAAGCCTAAAAAGCCTAAAAGTTTTACCAATGATCGCTCTGCGTCGGACAATAAAAGGGGTAGGCGCCAACCCAATCGGGCAGCGTCCCAGAGTCGCCCATCACGACAAACATCGACATCATGA
- a CDS encoding outer membrane protein assembly factor BamE, producing the protein MKLYQYLLLAVLTVSATACSNWIYRIDVPQGNFLDERDVKELRKGMSKDQVIYVLGHPVVEDSFNEDTWYYVYDMKRGMRKRGEDFQKQLILTFDNDNLVTATGDFELSEDFDTPLDE; encoded by the coding sequence ATGAAGTTGTATCAATACCTACTGCTGGCTGTGCTGACTGTTTCTGCTACAGCGTGTTCAAACTGGATTTATCGAATTGATGTCCCTCAGGGTAACTTTCTTGATGAGCGTGATGTTAAAGAGCTACGTAAGGGTATGTCTAAAGACCAGGTGATTTACGTGCTGGGTCACCCTGTTGTTGAAGATTCCTTCAATGAAGATACTTGGTACTATGTCTATGACATGAAGCGCGGAATGAGAAAGCGTGGCGAAGATTTTCAGAAGCAGTTAATTCTTACATTTGATAATGATAACTTGGTGACTGCAACAGGTGACTTCGAGCTGTCAGAAGATTTTGATACGCCACTTGATGAATAA
- the recN gene encoding DNA repair protein RecN yields the protein MLVQLSIKNFAVVRELTVNFEHGLTAITGETGAGKSIAIDALSLCLGERADAGSVRKEASKAEIVAHFALTGNSAAMAWLAEHELESDDDAESCFIRRVVSKEGRSKAFINGVPVSLQQLKGFGQYLLAIHGQNTHLQLLKDDVQRNHLDSFANHKNLIDSVSRAFQQWRDAQKQYQLLQQQAQSRADRRQLLVYQVEELDDFALADNEFQELETEHRRLSNGQALLEQAQTSFYNLYENDEGNALSVIQNSLERLIQLQEHDASLSPIITMLNDASIQVEEAASELRSYCDSLEIDPLRLQQVESRYSKCLELARKHSVEPENLYSLHQELAQKFKQLEDEDNQLETIAVALDKAKADYKSAARKLSDSRQEAAGIFAQKIEAQIRQMNMAHATVVVDVSFSADKAPSNRGLDEVTLLVSTNPGQDPDRLDKVVSGGELSRIGLAIQVLASDQSATPTMIFDEVDTGISGPTASIVGGLLRKLGQRSQVMCVTHLPQVAAQAHNQLFVTKLTDGQSTQTMMMALAEQERVDELARLLAGDKVTDSALANARELLKSSGSN from the coding sequence ATGCTTGTACAATTGTCTATCAAAAATTTTGCTGTTGTGCGGGAATTGACGGTTAATTTTGAGCATGGGCTTACGGCGATTACGGGGGAAACCGGTGCAGGTAAGTCTATTGCCATTGATGCGTTAAGCTTGTGCCTTGGCGAGCGTGCCGATGCAGGCTCAGTGAGAAAAGAAGCGAGCAAGGCAGAAATCGTCGCACATTTTGCGCTTACCGGAAATTCAGCGGCAATGGCCTGGCTGGCTGAGCACGAACTTGAGTCCGATGACGATGCAGAAAGCTGCTTTATTCGTCGGGTGGTATCTAAGGAAGGTCGCTCAAAAGCATTTATCAACGGTGTGCCGGTATCCTTGCAACAGCTTAAAGGGTTTGGGCAATATCTTTTAGCTATTCACGGGCAAAATACACATCTTCAGTTGTTAAAGGATGATGTGCAACGTAATCATCTGGATAGCTTTGCTAATCATAAAAACCTGATCGATAGCGTCAGTCGGGCTTTCCAGCAGTGGCGCGATGCACAAAAACAATATCAGCTATTACAGCAACAGGCACAAAGCCGGGCTGACAGACGCCAGCTTCTCGTGTATCAGGTTGAAGAGCTCGATGACTTTGCCCTGGCTGACAATGAGTTTCAGGAACTCGAAACAGAACATAGAAGGCTGAGTAATGGTCAGGCTTTATTAGAGCAGGCCCAGACCAGCTTTTATAATCTTTACGAGAATGACGAAGGCAATGCATTGTCGGTCATACAAAACAGCCTGGAGCGCCTGATACAGTTACAGGAACATGATGCCAGCCTGTCGCCTATCATCACAATGTTGAATGACGCATCGATTCAGGTAGAAGAAGCCGCCTCGGAACTTCGCAGTTATTGCGACTCCCTTGAGATCGATCCGCTCAGGCTCCAGCAGGTTGAAAGTCGCTATAGTAAATGTCTTGAGCTGGCCAGAAAACACAGTGTGGAACCTGAAAATTTGTATAGTCTTCATCAGGAGCTGGCGCAGAAATTCAAACAGCTTGAAGATGAAGATAATCAACTTGAAACGATAGCGGTTGCACTGGATAAAGCCAAAGCAGATTATAAGAGTGCAGCTCGTAAACTGTCAGATTCCAGACAGGAGGCTGCTGGTATTTTTGCGCAAAAGATAGAAGCGCAAATTCGCCAGATGAATATGGCACACGCCACAGTGGTCGTGGATGTCTCGTTTAGCGCTGACAAAGCACCGTCTAATCGTGGCCTTGATGAGGTAACGCTACTGGTATCCACTAACCCGGGGCAGGATCCGGACAGATTGGACAAAGTTGTTTCGGGGGGCGAGCTTTCCAGAATCGGGTTAGCTATTCAGGTTCTTGCAAGTGACCAGAGTGCCACACCAACCATGATTTTTGATGAAGTTGATACTGGTATCAGTGGCCCTACCGCATCGATTGTAGGCGGTTTATTGCGTAAGCTTGGTCAGCGCAGTCAGGTAATGTGCGTTACACACTTACCTCAGGTAGCGGCACAAGCGCATAATCAATTATTCGTAACAAAACTTACTGATGGACAGAGCACGCAAACCATGATGATGGCGCTGGCTGAGCAGGAGCGAGTTGATGAGTTAGCGCGACTATTGGCCGGTGACAAAGTGACAGATTCAGCATTAGCGAATGCCAGAGAATTATTGAAAAGTTCGGGATCGAACTAA
- a CDS encoding NAD(P)-dependent alcohol dehydrogenase, which produces MKTIGYAAKSSDAHMVPYHFERRNLRDNDVSIEILYSGVCHSDLHTVNGDWGDQPYPLVPGHEIVGKVIDVGSDVSKYKVGDHVAVGCMVDSCQTCDQCENHEEQFCRNGMTPTYGAPDRQTGEITQGGYSKHIVAREEFVMRVPESLDMARTAPILCAGITTYTPLKKFGVKQGSRVGVIGLGGLGHMAVKLAVAMGAEVTVLSRSAKKEQEAKNLGATGVLVSDDKEAMDASANAFDVIIDTVPVKHDLNPYTPLLDIDGTLVIVGQIGPMEEPITAPLVLGRRRVAGSLIGGIKETQEVLDFCAEHDIHPECKMINADEVNDAFAHLEKGDVAHRFVIDMSSLSVDA; this is translated from the coding sequence ATGAAAACAATTGGCTACGCAGCTAAATCTTCTGACGCACATATGGTGCCTTACCATTTTGAACGCCGGAACCTGCGCGATAACGATGTTTCCATAGAAATTTTATACAGCGGTGTGTGCCATTCGGATTTGCATACGGTAAATGGTGACTGGGGCGATCAGCCTTATCCGCTAGTTCCTGGCCATGAAATCGTTGGAAAAGTTATTGATGTTGGTTCAGATGTCTCTAAGTACAAGGTAGGCGATCATGTAGCGGTAGGCTGTATGGTTGATAGCTGTCAGACTTGTGACCAGTGCGAGAATCATGAAGAGCAGTTTTGCCGGAACGGCATGACGCCGACCTATGGTGCTCCGGACAGACAAACCGGTGAGATTACGCAAGGTGGTTATTCTAAGCACATCGTAGCGCGTGAAGAATTCGTTATGCGCGTTCCTGAGTCACTGGATATGGCCCGTACAGCGCCGATTTTATGCGCCGGTATTACCACTTACACGCCTTTGAAGAAATTTGGCGTTAAACAGGGCAGCCGTGTCGGTGTTATCGGACTGGGTGGTCTGGGCCATATGGCAGTTAAACTGGCTGTGGCAATGGGCGCAGAAGTAACAGTATTGAGCCGCTCAGCTAAGAAAGAACAGGAAGCGAAAAACCTGGGGGCTACCGGTGTGCTGGTCTCTGATGATAAAGAGGCGATGGACGCATCAGCAAATGCCTTTGATGTAATTATTGATACAGTGCCGGTAAAACATGACCTTAATCCATATACACCGCTGTTAGATATTGATGGCACGCTGGTAATAGTTGGTCAGATTGGTCCGATGGAAGAACCCATCACCGCACCACTTGTACTTGGCAGACGTCGTGTTGCAGGTTCATTAATTGGTGGCATAAAGGAAACGCAGGAAGTGCTGGATTTTTGTGCTGAGCACGATATTCACCCTGAATGCAAAATGATAAATGCTGATGAAGTGAATGATGCTTTCGCCCACCTTGAGAAAGGTGATGTGGCGCACCGTTTTGTCATCGATATGTCTTCACTCTCAGTGGATGCATAA